In a single window of the Clostridia bacterium genome:
- the rplO gene encoding 50S ribosomal protein L15, producing the protein MKLFELKPSEGAKTAPKRKGRGVGTGNGKTAGKGHKGQNARAGGGVRPGFEGGQMPFYMRIPKRGFNNKEFANAYAEVNVSALNVFEDGTTVTPELLKETGIVKKLFDGVAILGTGELSKKLTVQAAKFTKTASAKIEAAGGKVEVV; encoded by the coding sequence ATGAAACTGTTTGAGCTAAAGCCTTCAGAAGGTGCAAAAACTGCTCCGAAGAGAAAAGGTAGGGGTGTTGGCACTGGAAACGGAAAAACTGCCGGAAAAGGACACAAGGGTCAGAACGCAAGAGCTGGTGGCGGTGTAAGACCTGGTTTTGAAGGTGGTCAAATGCCTTTCTATATGAGAATTCCAAAGAGAGGCTTCAACAATAAAGAATTCGCAAATGCTTATGCGGAAGTTAATGTCTCTGCATTAAACGTTTTTGAAGACGGAACAACTGTTACACCTGAATTATTGAAGGAAACAGGAATAGTTAAGAAATTATTTGACGGAGTTGCTATCTTAGGAACTGGTGAATTAAGCAAAAAACTTACAGTACAAGCTGCGAAATTTACTAAGACAGCTTCAGCAAAAATAGAGGCTGCAGGAGGAAAGGTCGAGGTGGTATAG
- the rpmD gene encoding 50S ribosomal protein L30, with amino-acid sequence MAKLKITLVRGINKAKDDQVATVKALGLKKIRSVVEHNDNPQIRGMINKVSHLISVEEI; translated from the coding sequence ATGGCAAAGTTAAAAATAACCCTTGTAAGGGGTATTAACAAAGCTAAGGACGACCAGGTAGCTACAGTAAAAGCACTTGGATTAAAGAAAATAAGAAGTGTAGTTGAACATAATGACAATCCTCAGATAAGAGGTATGATTAATAAAGTTTCCCATCTGATTTCAGTAGAGGAAATTTAA